A stretch of the Rufibacter tibetensis genome encodes the following:
- a CDS encoding glycoside hydrolase family 88/105 protein, whose translation MIKSPENTNKNLNRSVLFLIVMFMLSSWTSLSSLEGPRSLKWSERMALSVLKRNPWMTELPGNTSWGYTQGLIYYSFEKLSHESSNGRYQQLVQQYADKMIDEKGTIKSYRTDAFNIDNINSGKILFGLYESTKDEKYRLAIEGLRNQLRWQPRTTEGGYWHKLKYPWQMWLDGAYMGAPFLAQYAKVFNEPKGFDDVAQQLILMEKHLRDSKTGLLYHGWDESRVQDWADPQTGRSRNFWGRAIGWYAMAIVDVLDYFPPQHPKRGELVQILQRLSVALQTYQDKKTGLWYQVVDQGGREGNYLEGSASSMFVYALAKGVNKGYLDKQFKKVAERGYKGILDHLIEVKKDGEISIHQVCEVAGLGDGRDGSYAYYINESKRTDDPKATGPFILASLELKK comes from the coding sequence ATGATCAAAAGCCCGGAGAATACAAACAAGAACTTAAACAGATCAGTACTGTTCCTGATTGTTATGTTCATGCTAAGTTCATGGACAAGCCTTTCATCCCTGGAAGGTCCTCGTTCCCTGAAGTGGTCCGAGAGAATGGCACTCTCTGTCCTGAAAAGGAACCCATGGATGACTGAGCTTCCTGGTAATACATCCTGGGGCTATACACAAGGGTTGATTTATTATTCTTTTGAAAAGCTTTCCCATGAAAGCAGCAATGGGCGGTACCAGCAGCTTGTGCAGCAGTATGCTGATAAAATGATTGATGAAAAAGGGACTATCAAATCTTATAGGACAGATGCCTTTAACATCGACAACATCAATTCGGGCAAGATACTCTTCGGCCTGTATGAGTCGACAAAAGATGAAAAGTATAGGTTAGCGATTGAAGGATTGCGGAATCAGCTAAGGTGGCAGCCCAGAACGACCGAGGGTGGTTACTGGCACAAACTGAAATACCCCTGGCAAATGTGGCTGGATGGTGCTTATATGGGGGCGCCCTTCCTGGCGCAGTACGCCAAGGTTTTCAATGAGCCAAAAGGTTTTGATGATGTAGCACAGCAACTAATTCTGATGGAGAAGCACCTGCGGGATTCAAAAACCGGGTTGCTGTACCATGGTTGGGACGAAAGCCGGGTGCAGGACTGGGCGGACCCGCAGACAGGAAGGTCCCGGAACTTCTGGGGCAGGGCTATCGGATGGTATGCTATGGCAATAGTGGACGTATTGGATTATTTTCCACCGCAGCATCCAAAAAGAGGGGAGCTGGTGCAAATTCTACAACGTCTATCGGTGGCCCTACAAACTTATCAGGATAAGAAAACAGGTCTTTGGTACCAGGTGGTTGATCAGGGAGGAAGAGAAGGGAACTATTTAGAAGGGTCAGCTTCGAGTATGTTTGTTTATGCCCTGGCTAAGGGGGTAAACAAGGGTTACCTGGACAAACAATTCAAAAAGGTGGCGGAAAGAGGATATAAGGGAATACTTGATCATCTGATAGAAGTCAAAAAGGATGGGGAAATCAGCATACACCAGGTCTGTGAAGTTGCCGGGTTGGGTGATGGCCGTGATGGCTCTTATGCATACTATATAAATGAATCAAAAAGAACAGACGATCCAAAAGCGACAGGTCCTTTCATTCTGGCCAGCCTTGAGTTAAAAAAGTAA
- a CDS encoding zinc-binding alcohol dehydrogenase family protein has product MKKLVCVTPGQFEYAIGEPPKSEKGKAVIKIKRVGICGTDLHAFEGTQPFFEYPRVLGHELSGELVDFDNTPGFNKGEAVTFVPYFDCGECIACRSGKPNCCSNIKVCGVHVHGGMVEYLSVPSSSLVHGDGLSFDELALIEPLAIGAHGVRRAAVQEGEYVLVIGAGPIGLGIMEFARIAGGLVIAMDINTDRLNFCKERLKVPHTINALDNNTGERLAEITNGNMPTVVIDATGSSKAINNGFQYMAHGARYVLVGLQRGDICFSHPEFHKRESTLMSSRNATREDFEHVVASMKSGLINPTTYITHRVDFDQVKDEFSSWLDPAKGVIKVMVNLE; this is encoded by the coding sequence ATGAAAAAACTAGTTTGTGTTACTCCCGGTCAATTCGAATATGCCATAGGCGAACCTCCTAAATCGGAAAAAGGAAAAGCTGTTATCAAAATAAAACGGGTAGGTATTTGCGGGACAGACTTACATGCCTTTGAGGGCACGCAGCCATTCTTTGAATACCCTCGGGTATTGGGCCACGAATTGTCAGGTGAACTGGTTGATTTTGATAACACGCCAGGTTTTAACAAGGGTGAGGCCGTAACCTTTGTTCCTTATTTTGATTGTGGTGAATGTATTGCCTGCCGCTCAGGTAAACCTAATTGCTGCTCGAATATCAAGGTGTGCGGTGTGCATGTGCATGGTGGGATGGTAGAATACTTATCCGTTCCCAGCTCCTCGCTTGTGCATGGTGATGGACTTAGCTTTGATGAATTGGCATTGATCGAGCCGTTGGCTATCGGGGCACATGGGGTTAGACGCGCGGCGGTACAGGAAGGGGAGTATGTGTTGGTGATAGGGGCAGGACCCATAGGATTGGGAATCATGGAGTTTGCGCGTATAGCCGGTGGGTTGGTAATCGCTATGGACATCAATACTGATCGCCTCAACTTCTGCAAAGAAAGGCTAAAAGTACCCCATACTATCAACGCTCTTGACAACAACACAGGTGAACGTTTAGCAGAGATAACAAACGGCAATATGCCTACTGTTGTAATAGACGCCACGGGAAGCTCAAAAGCGATAAACAACGGGTTCCAATATATGGCGCATGGAGCAAGGTATGTGTTGGTGGGCTTGCAGAGAGGAGATATTTGCTTTAGCCACCCAGAGTTTCATAAGCGTGAGTCTACCCTGATGAGCAGCCGCAATGCTACCCGTGAGGACTTTGAACATGTGGTTGCCTCTATGAAATCTGGATTGATTAACCCTACGACCTATATCACACACAGAGTTGATTTTGACCAAGTGAAAGATGAATTTAGCAGCTGGCTTGATCCGGCAAAAGGAGTGATAAAGGTGATGGTAAATTTAGAGTAG
- a CDS encoding L-rhamnose mutarotase, which translates to MSKNRYCLALDLKTDPVLIGEYERWHQDVWPEIKESLRVAGIVEMEIYRISNRLFMIMETNSSFSFERKAAMDQANEKVQEWEQLMWKYQQGIPGTVDGQKWVLMHKMFSL; encoded by the coding sequence ATGAGCAAGAACAGGTATTGCCTGGCACTGGATTTGAAAACAGACCCAGTGCTGATAGGAGAATATGAGCGCTGGCATCAGGATGTTTGGCCTGAAATCAAAGAGAGTTTGCGGGTTGCAGGAATAGTAGAGATGGAAATTTACCGGATCAGCAATCGGCTATTCATGATAATGGAGACAAATAGCTCCTTCAGCTTTGAGCGGAAAGCAGCGATGGATCAGGCAAACGAGAAAGTACAGGAGTGGGAGCAATTGATGTGGAAATACCAGCAGGGGATCCCAGGGACGGTGGATGGGCAAAAGTGGGTCCTGATGCATAAGATGTTTTCACTGTAG
- a CDS encoding helicase associated domain-containing protein: MANLDKALFNGEFLERWYQNYHECKAYSRGNKPAAEDVEDELKKWVYIQGRIRHMLPPELRSKLSALDIDFEEKGHTWESMYRQLASYAQQNGHVCLPSDQRHEDLKDWLIRQVIGKRLLAQNQFQRLDRLGVDWGMFISRDYQWEQMYLRLKDFHDIFSHCRVPQNWPKDKQLALWVLVQRRMRKKDKLREDREQKLSKLGFVWDIRAVRASRWEMFLQQLTAFYRAHGHCRVPGKYEKLVGWIERQRLARKNNSLSVERVQRLDEIDFTWSCEGDREKCWDSIYTQLRAYQQKHGHCFVPVNYKENKTLGTWVGTQRTLEARGKLDLSKKKKLDELGFVWSRDAKSQLNAAYDAQWVANYEKLKDHKRVYGSCQVSLKVDPTLQRWTCWQRRHFYQGKLSQDRISLLNEIFFPWSLQEEYWMKMYNALAAFRDKFAHTEVPSQWEPNQPLAAWVYKVKSSKAELSPQKIELLDKLGFNWTLIRKTVVPWHDMYDRLVRFKQEHGHTRVPANWPEDPKFSKWVCRMRHKRGKLDPGRISLLQAIEFTWNAKKSTGALKHHNQTQVC, translated from the coding sequence ATGGCAAATTTGGACAAAGCTCTTTTCAATGGGGAGTTCCTTGAAAGATGGTATCAAAACTATCATGAATGCAAAGCCTACAGCAGGGGAAATAAACCTGCCGCCGAGGATGTTGAGGATGAGTTAAAGAAGTGGGTATACATCCAAGGCCGCATCAGGCACATGCTCCCTCCTGAACTGAGAAGTAAGCTATCCGCTTTAGACATCGACTTTGAAGAGAAGGGCCATACCTGGGAGTCCATGTACAGGCAGCTAGCCAGCTATGCACAGCAGAATGGTCATGTGTGTCTGCCCTCCGACCAAAGGCATGAAGACCTGAAAGACTGGCTGATACGGCAGGTTATAGGTAAACGGCTCCTGGCACAGAATCAGTTTCAAAGGCTGGACCGCCTTGGGGTGGATTGGGGAATGTTTATAAGCAGGGACTACCAGTGGGAGCAAATGTACCTGAGGCTAAAAGACTTTCATGATATATTCAGCCATTGCCGCGTACCTCAGAACTGGCCGAAAGATAAACAGCTTGCCCTTTGGGTATTAGTGCAGCGCCGGATGCGCAAGAAGGATAAACTGCGGGAAGACCGAGAGCAAAAGCTCAGCAAGTTGGGGTTTGTTTGGGACATAAGGGCCGTACGTGCGTCCCGGTGGGAAATGTTCTTACAACAGCTGACAGCTTTTTACCGGGCGCATGGCCACTGCAGAGTTCCAGGCAAGTATGAAAAGCTAGTAGGCTGGATTGAAAGGCAAAGGCTTGCCAGGAAAAACAATTCGCTGTCTGTAGAACGTGTCCAGCGGCTTGATGAAATAGACTTTACCTGGAGCTGTGAGGGCGATAGGGAGAAATGCTGGGACAGTATCTACACGCAGCTCCGTGCCTACCAGCAAAAGCATGGGCATTGCTTTGTGCCCGTCAACTACAAAGAGAATAAAACACTCGGTACATGGGTAGGTACCCAAAGAACATTGGAAGCAAGAGGCAAGCTTGACTTAAGTAAAAAGAAGAAGCTGGATGAATTAGGCTTTGTGTGGAGCAGGGATGCGAAAAGCCAGTTGAATGCTGCCTATGATGCTCAATGGGTTGCTAATTATGAAAAGCTGAAAGATCATAAGCGGGTATATGGCTCCTGTCAGGTGTCTTTGAAGGTAGACCCGACGCTACAGCGATGGACCTGTTGGCAGCGGAGGCACTTCTATCAGGGAAAACTATCACAGGATCGCATAAGCCTTCTAAATGAGATATTTTTCCCTTGGAGCCTCCAGGAGGAATACTGGATGAAGATGTATAATGCTTTAGCCGCCTTCAGAGATAAGTTTGCCCATACGGAAGTTCCAAGTCAGTGGGAACCCAATCAGCCACTGGCCGCCTGGGTATACAAGGTGAAATCAAGCAAGGCGGAACTGAGCCCCCAGAAGATCGAGCTGTTGGATAAGCTCGGTTTTAATTGGACACTGATTCGTAAAACGGTGGTTCCATGGCATGACATGTACGATCGTCTTGTAAGGTTTAAGCAGGAACACGGGCATACACGTGTTCCCGCAAACTGGCCGGAGGATCCAAAATTTAGTAAATGGGTTTGTCGGATGCGGCACAAAAGAGGGAAACTTGATCCAGGGCGAATCTCTCTTCTGCAGGCAATCGAGTTTACCTGGAATGCTAAGAAGTCAACCGGTGCCCTGAAACATCATAACCAGACACAAGTTTGTTAG
- a CDS encoding AraC family transcriptional regulator produces the protein MNNRLHYHPEVEIIHLHKGSGMQLVGDSITRFSPGDIVLIGANVPHFWRYDELDLCDNNDAVAFSTAIHFRENFWGDRFLNLPETKQLKVLLDKAKRGILIKGKTGQKVKKLMSRIQHSTGVHRMLALLECLSVIAEEDGLQLLSSFGFMTDLSDTESERLNLIYEHTLTHFKRKIHLEEIAGIAGIIPNSFCRYFKERTGKTYTQFLTEIRVGFACKLIIANKMSIKQLCYESGFNNFSCFHKNFKGIMGKTPQSYQNQYIRTGL, from the coding sequence ATGAACAACAGATTACACTACCATCCAGAGGTTGAGATTATTCATTTACATAAAGGAAGCGGAATGCAGCTTGTGGGGGACAGCATCACGCGCTTCAGTCCTGGTGATATTGTCTTGATTGGGGCAAACGTACCCCACTTTTGGAGATATGATGAATTGGACCTGTGCGACAACAATGATGCAGTCGCATTTTCCACTGCCATCCATTTTAGGGAGAACTTTTGGGGAGACCGTTTTTTGAATCTACCGGAGACTAAACAGTTGAAGGTGTTGCTGGACAAAGCCAAAAGAGGGATTCTGATAAAGGGCAAGACAGGACAAAAGGTGAAAAAGCTTATGAGCAGGATTCAACACTCCACAGGTGTTCATCGGATGCTAGCCTTATTGGAATGCCTCTCAGTGATTGCGGAGGAAGATGGGCTTCAACTGCTTTCTTCCTTTGGGTTCATGACAGACCTCTCCGACACTGAGAGCGAACGCCTCAACTTGATATACGAACATACCCTCACGCACTTCAAAAGAAAAATACACCTTGAAGAGATTGCCGGTATTGCAGGCATAATCCCTAATTCGTTTTGCCGCTACTTCAAAGAAAGGACAGGTAAAACTTACACCCAGTTTCTTACAGAAATACGGGTAGGTTTCGCCTGCAAACTAATTATTGCCAATAAAATGAGTATCAAGCAACTATGTTATGAGAGCGGCTTCAACAATTTCAGTTGCTTCCATAAGAACTTCAAAGGAATCATGGGCAAAACGCCGCAGTCTTACCAGAATCAATACATCCGAACAGGACTTTGA
- a CDS encoding L-fucose dehydrogenase has translation MDLRLQEKVIIVSGGAKGIGEGIVKTLAAEGATPVILGRNEQDNLATVAEVESSGGRAAQFVAELSQPQECEKAVQEVLRQFGRIDGLVNNAGVNDGVGLENGSYEGFVASLHKNVIHYYLLAHHALPALKASKGAIVNIGSKTAETGQGGTSAYAASNGARNALTREWAVELLPYSIRVNAVIVAEAWTPLYQSWISTFDNPETKLKSIIEKIPLEKRMTTCSEIAAMVAFLLSPQSSHTTGQLIHVDGGYVHLDRALS, from the coding sequence ATGGATTTACGATTGCAGGAAAAGGTGATCATTGTGTCTGGTGGTGCCAAAGGCATTGGGGAGGGGATTGTGAAAACATTGGCTGCCGAGGGCGCAACCCCTGTTATTCTGGGCAGGAACGAACAGGACAACCTGGCTACGGTGGCGGAGGTGGAAAGTAGTGGAGGCAGGGCTGCCCAGTTTGTGGCGGAGCTCTCGCAACCCCAGGAGTGTGAGAAGGCTGTCCAGGAGGTGCTGCGGCAGTTTGGGCGGATAGACGGCTTGGTGAACAACGCCGGGGTCAACGATGGGGTTGGTTTGGAGAATGGCAGTTATGAAGGCTTTGTGGCTTCCCTCCATAAGAACGTCATCCATTACTACCTATTGGCGCACCATGCGCTGCCGGCTTTGAAAGCCTCCAAAGGAGCCATTGTGAACATCGGTTCCAAGACAGCGGAAACAGGGCAGGGAGGCACCTCTGCGTACGCCGCTTCCAACGGTGCCAGGAACGCCCTGACAAGGGAATGGGCCGTAGAGCTGCTACCCTACAGCATCAGGGTGAATGCAGTGATTGTGGCTGAGGCATGGACTCCCTTGTACCAGAGCTGGATCAGCACCTTTGACAATCCGGAAACCAAGTTAAAGTCAATCATTGAGAAGATACCTCTTGAAAAAAGGATGACCACTTGCTCAGAGATTGCTGCCATGGTTGCTTTTTTGCTCTCCCCACAGTCAAGCCACACTACAGGGCAATTGATTCATGTGGATGGTGGCTATGTACATTTAGACAGAGCGTTAAGTTGA
- a CDS encoding amidohydrolase family protein: MLRIDAHQHFWQFDPIRDSWITEEMSLIQRDFLPEDLEPVLKRHGFDGCVLVQSAQPENENAFLLEAAQQHGFVKGVVGWVDLMAENVEERLASYTHHEKLKGFRYILQGDPDRAIMLRPEFKRGISHLREYGYTYDVLIYPDQLVYAADLVGAFPDQPFVIDHLAKPYIRSGEVEQWKRDIKSIARYGNVWCKVSGLVTEADWRNWNKGDFIPYLESAVEAFGVERLMYGSDWPVCLVAGAYGEILGIVEEYFSSFSKTEQAALLGGNAASFYHLT, translated from the coding sequence ATGCTGCGGATTGACGCACATCAGCATTTCTGGCAATTTGATCCTATCCGTGACAGTTGGATAACTGAGGAGATGTCTCTTATCCAGCGCGACTTTCTGCCTGAAGACTTGGAGCCTGTCTTAAAGCGGCACGGATTTGATGGGTGCGTGCTTGTCCAATCTGCCCAACCCGAAAATGAAAATGCCTTTTTGTTGGAGGCTGCCCAACAGCATGGGTTTGTCAAGGGAGTTGTAGGGTGGGTGGATCTTATGGCAGAGAATGTAGAGGAGCGCCTGGCATCTTATACCCATCACGAAAAGCTGAAAGGGTTCCGGTATATTCTTCAGGGGGATCCTGATAGGGCCATTATGTTACGCCCTGAGTTCAAAAGGGGGATTTCACACCTGAGGGAGTATGGCTATACCTATGATGTCCTGATCTACCCTGACCAGCTGGTGTATGCGGCTGACCTGGTCGGGGCTTTCCCTGACCAGCCTTTTGTGATTGACCACCTTGCCAAACCATATATCAGAAGCGGGGAAGTGGAGCAGTGGAAGAGGGATATAAAATCAATTGCCAGATATGGAAATGTGTGGTGCAAAGTATCGGGCCTGGTGACTGAGGCTGACTGGCGGAACTGGAACAAGGGCGATTTCATCCCTTATCTGGAGAGTGCAGTGGAAGCTTTCGGAGTGGAACGTCTCATGTACGGCTCAGATTGGCCAGTATGCCTTGTGGCGGGGGCATATGGGGAGATACTTGGCATAGTGGAGGAGTATTTTTCATCCTTCAGTAAAACGGAGCAGGCTGCCCTTCTGGGGGGCAATGCCGCATCATTCTATCATTTAACATAG
- a CDS encoding fumarylacetoacetate hydrolase family protein: MKLFRFGEQGHEMPGVIMGDIQYDVSAFGEDYNEAFFQSNGLERLQQYIQENRSHLPEVPKDVRLGSAIGRPSKIICIGLNYADHAHETNAKIPEEPIVFFKATSALCGPNNPVIIPRGSEKLDWEVELGVVIGKKASYISEEEALGYVAGYVLHNDYSERAFQLERGGQWVKGKSNDTFAPVGPFLATPDELGDINNLRLWLMVNGESRQDGNTSNLIFKIPFLISYLSQFMTLLPGDMITTGTPAGVGLGMNPPVYLKPGDVVKLGIDGLGVSRQEVKGYAAD; the protein is encoded by the coding sequence ATGAAACTATTCAGATTTGGTGAGCAAGGCCATGAAATGCCGGGTGTTATTATGGGAGATATTCAGTATGATGTATCTGCCTTTGGCGAGGATTACAACGAGGCTTTTTTCCAGAGTAACGGGTTGGAACGCCTGCAGCAGTACATACAGGAAAATAGAAGCCATTTGCCTGAGGTTCCCAAAGATGTCCGCTTAGGCTCAGCCATCGGACGTCCCTCCAAGATCATATGTATTGGGCTCAACTACGCCGACCACGCCCATGAGACGAATGCAAAGATACCAGAAGAGCCAATCGTCTTCTTCAAGGCAACCTCTGCCCTCTGCGGCCCCAATAACCCAGTGATTATTCCAAGAGGATCTGAAAAACTGGATTGGGAGGTTGAGTTGGGAGTGGTCATCGGTAAAAAAGCCAGTTATATCTCAGAGGAAGAAGCCTTAGGGTATGTAGCTGGCTATGTTTTGCATAACGACTACAGCGAGCGCGCCTTCCAACTGGAGCGTGGCGGACAATGGGTGAAAGGCAAAAGTAATGACACCTTTGCGCCGGTAGGGCCCTTCCTGGCCACCCCAGATGAGCTGGGAGATATAAATAACCTACGCCTCTGGCTAATGGTGAACGGAGAAAGTAGGCAGGATGGGAATACTTCCAACCTCATCTTCAAGATACCATTTCTTATTTCTTACCTGAGCCAATTCATGACGCTGCTGCCTGGCGATATGATTACAACAGGCACACCTGCGGGAGTAGGGTTGGGGATGAACCCACCTGTATACCTGAAGCCTGGTGACGTGGTGAAATTGGGAATTGATGGTTTGGGGGTTTCAAGACAAGAAGTCAAAGGCTATGCTGCGGATTGA
- a CDS encoding SDR family NAD(P)-dependent oxidoreductase codes for MFKLTGKIAVVTGGGSGIGKAISVVFARQGAEVHILELREESARETVAEIQEAGGKVEAYSCDVSKQQEVNAVFGNIPKVDILVNNAGIAHVGNLEGTTEEDLDRIYGVNVKGAYNCLRSAVVKMKEQGGGAILNLASIVSHVGIPDRFAYSMSKGAIHAMTMSVAKDYLSANIRCNSVSPARVHTPFVDGFISKNYPGKEEEMFHKLSQTQPIGRMGKPEEVAALALFLCSAEAGFITGCDYPIDGGFIKLNN; via the coding sequence ATGTTTAAGTTAACAGGAAAAATTGCGGTTGTAACCGGTGGGGGAAGCGGGATAGGCAAGGCCATATCCGTGGTTTTCGCCCGCCAGGGAGCGGAGGTTCACATACTGGAACTCCGGGAGGAGTCAGCCCGGGAAACGGTGGCAGAGATACAGGAAGCGGGGGGAAAGGTTGAGGCGTACAGCTGTGACGTAAGCAAGCAACAGGAGGTGAATGCTGTTTTTGGGAATATCCCGAAGGTTGATATTTTGGTAAACAACGCCGGTATTGCCCATGTGGGAAATCTGGAGGGTACCACGGAGGAAGATTTAGATAGAATCTATGGAGTAAATGTAAAAGGGGCCTATAATTGTTTGCGGTCGGCTGTGGTGAAGATGAAGGAACAAGGAGGAGGGGCGATCCTGAATTTGGCCTCCATTGTTTCCCATGTAGGTATCCCGGATCGGTTTGCTTATTCCATGAGCAAAGGGGCCATTCATGCTATGACCATGTCTGTGGCAAAAGATTATCTATCCGCGAACATCAGATGCAACAGCGTGTCACCAGCCCGGGTGCATACACCTTTCGTGGATGGTTTCATCTCCAAGAACTACCCAGGCAAGGAAGAAGAAATGTTTCATAAGCTTTCCCAAACCCAACCTATCGGACGAATGGGAAAACCGGAAGAGGTGGCCGCACTCGCCCTTTTCCTTTGCTCTGCAGAGGCAGGGTTTATCACCGGCTGTGACTATCCCATCGACGGAGGCTTTATCAAGCTAAACAACTAA
- a CDS encoding UxaA family hydrolase, which produces MADVLGYWQYVRTFGLSLLCTPGNDVESTTGLAGAGCKAILFATGLGTPTGNPICRVVKLSGNTNWAKRLPYIIELVAGPLSVVKRLCRDLGRSSRSMS; this is translated from the coding sequence GTGGCAGATGTATTGGGCTATTGGCAGTATGTGCGTACGTTCGGGCTTTCTTTACTCTGTACGCCTGGCAATGATGTGGAATCCACTACCGGCCTGGCTGGGGCAGGATGTAAGGCGATACTGTTTGCCACTGGATTGGGAACGCCCACCGGCAACCCGATCTGTCGAGTGGTGAAGTTGTCAGGCAATACAAACTGGGCTAAACGGCTTCCCTATATCATAGAACTGGTTGCGGGCCCATTGTCCGTGGTGAAAAGACTCTGCAGGGATTTGGGGAGGAGTTCCCGGAGTATGTCATAG
- the fucP gene encoding L-fucose:H+ symporter permease: MESANKEVSLFRSGSVLPFVLITSLFFVWGLANNMTDTLLAAFKRIMSMSDFQTSWIQIAFYGAYFCLALPAAILIKRYTYKTGILVGLGLFILGSLLFYPASLTMSYGFFLLALYILAGGLSILETAANPYIIALGPEESGTRRLNLAQSFNPIGSISGVLLSKVFILSQLKQLSAEERATMDPDKLAAVQLDELEAVMAPYVGVALCMVVLWILVKVTKMPKASDTDSRLDLLPTFRRLAKRPHYVWAVVAQFFYVGAQIGVWSFSIRYVMQELKLNEEAASNYYIYSLVLFMVCRFVFTALMKYILPRTLLLVTAAAAITLTLVVIYGSGLVGVYALIGISGCMSLMFPTIYGMGLESLGDDTKIGGAGLIMAILGGAVLTSVQGYFSDLTQEISVAFYVPLACFMVVALYALGAGRFESARQRAKDDDTTKTPVYSILQNS; the protein is encoded by the coding sequence ATGGAATCAGCCAATAAGGAAGTTTCGCTTTTTAGATCAGGCAGCGTTCTGCCGTTTGTTCTTATCACCAGTCTTTTCTTTGTGTGGGGGTTGGCTAACAACATGACAGATACGTTACTTGCCGCCTTTAAAAGGATCATGAGTATGTCTGATTTCCAAACCTCCTGGATACAGATTGCTTTTTATGGGGCTTATTTCTGCCTTGCCTTGCCTGCTGCTATCCTTATTAAAAGGTACACCTATAAAACGGGCATCTTGGTAGGGTTAGGGCTGTTCATCCTGGGATCCTTGCTTTTTTACCCTGCCAGCCTTACTATGTCCTATGGATTCTTCCTTCTGGCGTTGTATATATTGGCCGGTGGTCTGTCCATTCTGGAGACAGCGGCAAATCCCTACATCATTGCGTTGGGGCCAGAAGAATCCGGAACCCGGCGGTTGAACCTGGCTCAGTCATTTAATCCCATAGGTTCTATCTCAGGGGTATTACTGAGCAAAGTGTTCATTTTGTCCCAGCTCAAACAACTTAGCGCTGAAGAGCGCGCCACGATGGATCCGGATAAGCTTGCAGCCGTGCAGTTAGATGAATTGGAGGCAGTGATGGCCCCCTATGTGGGAGTTGCACTTTGCATGGTTGTCCTTTGGATCTTGGTCAAAGTAACAAAGATGCCCAAAGCATCTGATACCGATTCCAGATTGGATCTTCTTCCCACTTTCAGAAGGTTGGCAAAAAGGCCACACTATGTTTGGGCGGTTGTGGCTCAGTTCTTTTATGTAGGGGCGCAAATTGGCGTATGGTCTTTTTCAATCCGCTATGTCATGCAGGAGTTGAAGTTGAATGAGGAGGCCGCCTCCAACTACTACATATACTCTCTGGTTTTATTCATGGTCTGTAGGTTTGTATTTACAGCGCTTATGAAATACATCCTGCCGAGAACCCTATTATTGGTGACCGCCGCCGCTGCGATCACACTAACGCTTGTGGTTATCTACGGTAGCGGTCTGGTAGGGGTATATGCGCTGATCGGAATCTCTGGATGTATGTCCCTAATGTTTCCCACCATCTATGGGATGGGACTTGAAAGCTTAGGTGATGATACAAAGATTGGCGGTGCGGGACTTATTATGGCTATACTAGGTGGTGCTGTGCTTACCTCTGTTCAAGGATATTTCTCTGACCTGACCCAGGAGATAAGCGTGGCATTCTATGTGCCATTGGCTTGCTTCATGGTGGTAGCCCTGTATGCCCTGGGCGCAGGTAGATTCGAGTCGGCTAGACAGAGAGCCAAAGACGATGATACCACGAAGACGCCTGTTTACAGCATCCTGCAAAATTCTTAG
- a CDS encoding GIY-YIG nuclease family protein translates to MRRTAPISYANQAYSNGEFVKGAAGGRSTSYAANQYRELSKKMGVRSRYMGSIFVEHSIYAYLKGATKKRYMRLEDFSTYSREEVLRNFKEFRYVRDNQSYFLYLIFTAGACVYVGETSNIFWRIVKHRDKCADDSIIYLQEYPDKDVVLKLEKHYIRVLKPMFNSRYCQAGQLELFRL, encoded by the coding sequence ATGCGGAGAACAGCTCCAATAAGCTACGCAAATCAGGCCTACAGCAATGGGGAGTTCGTAAAAGGGGCAGCGGGTGGGCGAAGCACCAGCTACGCCGCCAACCAGTACCGGGAGCTCTCAAAAAAAATGGGAGTGAGAAGCAGGTACATGGGATCCATTTTTGTTGAACATTCAATTTATGCGTACCTTAAGGGTGCCACCAAGAAGCGCTACATGAGGTTAGAAGATTTTTCTACATACAGCAGGGAAGAGGTCCTGAGGAATTTCAAGGAGTTTCGCTATGTCAGGGACAACCAGTCGTACTTCCTCTATCTGATCTTTACTGCCGGGGCCTGCGTGTACGTGGGGGAGACCAGCAACATCTTCTGGCGGATCGTCAAGCACCGGGACAAGTGCGCCGATGACTCCATCATCTATCTTCAAGAGTACCCTGACAAGGACGTCGTGCTCAAGCTGGAGAAACACTACATCCGCGTGCTCAAACCAATGTTCAACAGCCGCTACTGCCAGGCTGGACAGTTGGAGCTGTTTCGTCTTTAA